One window of the Natrinema sp. CBA1119 genome contains the following:
- a CDS encoding ABC transporter permease, producing MSRMGRVGAETSAGWRSFIRRRTAVFFTFFFPMILIVIFGALIRTDPTGEGLFTEPAAYYVPGYLAVVVLFTPLSRMGSEVARHREGSRFEKLATTPLTRGEWLLAQTVVNAAIIGLASLLILGLVVLLTGAEIAFSPLLVPYTLVGVVCFCGVGAMLGSYTDSQDGAVAASNAIGLPLLFLSETFISLSQLPGWFEPLVNLSPLTYFARGVRAATYSGAETSAVAGVDPALANLVILAALALVAFALGARSIPRTD from the coding sequence GTGAGCCGGATGGGACGCGTCGGGGCCGAGACGAGCGCCGGCTGGCGGTCGTTTATCCGCCGGCGGACGGCGGTCTTTTTCACCTTCTTCTTCCCGATGATCCTGATCGTCATCTTCGGCGCGCTGATCCGCACCGATCCGACCGGCGAGGGCCTGTTCACGGAGCCGGCGGCCTACTACGTCCCGGGCTACCTCGCCGTCGTCGTCCTTTTCACGCCGCTGTCGCGGATGGGCAGCGAGGTCGCGCGCCACCGCGAGGGGAGTCGCTTCGAAAAGCTTGCGACGACGCCGCTGACTCGAGGCGAGTGGTTGCTCGCCCAGACCGTCGTCAACGCAGCCATTATCGGACTCGCGAGCCTGCTCATCCTCGGGCTGGTGGTCCTGCTGACCGGCGCGGAAATCGCGTTCTCCCCGCTGCTGGTTCCCTACACCCTCGTCGGCGTCGTCTGCTTCTGTGGCGTCGGCGCGATGCTCGGGAGTTACACCGATTCGCAGGACGGTGCGGTCGCCGCGAGCAACGCGATCGGGCTCCCGCTGCTCTTCCTCTCGGAGACCTTCATCTCGCTTTCCCAACTGCCCGGCTGGTTCGAACCGCTCGTGAACCTCTCGCCGCTGACCTACTTCGCGCGGGGGGTGCGGGCCGCGACCTATTCGGGTGCGGAGACATCCGCAGTCGCCGGCGTCGATCCCGCGCTCGCGAACCTCGTGATTCTTGCCGCGCTCGCGCTCGTCGCGTTCGCGCTGGGTGCGCGGTCGATCCCGCGGACGGACTGA
- a CDS encoding ABC transporter ATP-binding protein, producing MEAVVEATDLEKVYGETTALSGASLSVESGEVFALIGPNGAGKTTLVRSLTGTTEPDGGSARILDASPSAVDRDRLGVLPQEFSPPGRLSARELLAYYAGLYDDARDSDDVLADVGLVDAGDTWYENLSGGQQRRVCVGSALVNDPDLLFLDEPTTGIDPAGRRTVWRLIEDLAAGGTTVVLTTHDMAEAERLADRVGLLANGSLVAQGSPDALVREHGGSSRLTIETAADPEAFAELEYPVERPERGRGRGPDSAVVVRDIDPAAIGTVVDYLEARDIEYTELSWAEPDLEDVYLTLADATERERTDRLAGGERGGSGQGDSDESDIAQAGETA from the coding sequence ATGGAAGCCGTAGTCGAAGCGACGGACCTCGAGAAGGTCTACGGCGAGACGACGGCCCTCTCGGGGGCGTCGCTCTCCGTCGAGAGCGGCGAGGTCTTCGCGCTGATCGGTCCGAACGGGGCCGGGAAGACGACGCTCGTCCGGTCGCTGACGGGGACGACCGAGCCCGACGGCGGCAGCGCGCGAATCCTCGACGCGTCGCCGTCGGCCGTCGACCGCGACCGGCTCGGCGTGCTGCCACAGGAGTTCTCGCCACCCGGGAGACTCAGCGCGAGGGAACTGCTCGCCTACTACGCGGGGCTATACGACGACGCGCGGGACTCCGACGACGTCCTCGCGGACGTCGGCCTCGTCGACGCCGGCGACACCTGGTATGAGAATCTCTCGGGCGGCCAGCAGCGCCGGGTCTGCGTCGGCTCCGCGCTGGTCAACGACCCCGATCTGCTCTTCCTCGACGAGCCGACGACCGGGATCGACCCCGCCGGCCGCCGTACCGTCTGGCGACTAATCGAGGACCTCGCCGCAGGCGGGACGACCGTCGTCCTGACCACCCACGATATGGCCGAAGCCGAGCGGCTCGCCGACCGCGTCGGCCTGCTCGCCAACGGCTCGCTCGTCGCGCAGGGAAGCCCCGACGCGCTCGTCCGCGAACACGGCGGCTCGAGCCGGCTCACGATCGAAACGGCGGCCGATCCGGAGGCTTTCGCGGAGCTTGAGTACCCGGTCGAACGCCCGGAGCGCGGCCGGGGTCGAGGCCCCGATAGCGCGGTCGTCGTCCGCGACATCGATCCGGCCGCGATCGGCACCGTCGTCGACTATCTCGAGGCCCGCGACATCGAGTACACCGAACTCTCGTGGGCCGAACCGGACCTCGAGGACGTCTATCTCACCCTGGCCGACGCGACCGAGCGGGAGCGAACCGATCGGCTCGCGGGCGGGGAGCGCGGGGGAAGCGGGCAGGGCGATTCCGACGAGTCTGATATCGCGCAGGCGGGTGAGACGGCGTGA
- the tnpC gene encoding IS66 family transposase translates to MNADDFTKEELLSRLLQLEQQVEELQQEVDQKDERIEELETRLRKYENPHTPPSKRRSGTDESPTSQDDEDENVRTDGGTPGRKDGHDPEWRVTAGPDKEIEVTRDCCPECGKHFDESVGVSPRLVEEVPDPQPPEVTQYNRHCYQCDSCGTETVATHPDCPNEGQFGVNVISQAALSRYDHRLPYRKIADRFEQLHGLELSGASAWHATERAARAGRYEYEQIRRQIQQAEIVHVDETGIKREGEQAWIWTFRTREHTLYAVRESRGSDVPAEVLGEDFAGTVICDGWTAYPAFTSNLQRCWAHLLREAEDIASDHEEAEPVHRYLKQMFVGLQSWLETDPSPRERAQMHRSCQNGLRSLVERSVTDETVATLLGKIEGGIDHWLTFVGEPAVSQTNNAAENALREPVVLRKIIGTLRNDRGMFVHETLLSLLATWRQQGRNPYEELRRVVSNNEMILRAHAVPAVETSG, encoded by the coding sequence GTGAACGCAGACGATTTCACCAAAGAAGAGCTCCTTTCTCGACTTCTTCAACTTGAACAACAAGTCGAAGAACTTCAACAGGAAGTCGATCAGAAGGACGAGCGGATAGAAGAACTCGAAACACGTCTTCGCAAGTACGAAAATCCGCACACGCCACCCAGTAAGCGACGGTCGGGGACTGACGAGTCCCCGACCTCGCAGGACGACGAAGACGAGAATGTTCGAACCGACGGCGGCACTCCTGGACGGAAGGACGGTCATGATCCAGAGTGGCGTGTAACAGCTGGTCCCGACAAAGAGATCGAAGTCACCCGTGACTGTTGTCCCGAATGTGGCAAACACTTCGACGAGTCGGTGGGCGTCAGCCCCCGACTCGTTGAGGAGGTTCCTGATCCGCAGCCTCCTGAAGTCACCCAGTACAACCGCCACTGCTACCAGTGCGACTCTTGTGGAACAGAAACTGTTGCTACACACCCCGACTGCCCCAATGAGGGGCAGTTCGGGGTGAACGTCATCTCTCAAGCAGCACTTTCTCGGTACGATCACCGCCTTCCCTACCGGAAAATCGCTGATCGCTTCGAGCAACTGCACGGGCTAGAACTCTCAGGCGCGTCCGCGTGGCACGCGACCGAGCGCGCTGCGCGCGCCGGTCGCTACGAATATGAACAGATTCGAAGACAGATTCAGCAAGCAGAGATCGTTCACGTCGACGAAACTGGTATCAAACGCGAGGGTGAGCAAGCGTGGATCTGGACGTTTCGGACGAGAGAGCACACACTGTACGCCGTAAGAGAAAGTCGTGGGAGCGATGTCCCCGCGGAAGTCCTCGGAGAGGACTTCGCGGGAACGGTCATCTGCGATGGGTGGACGGCGTATCCAGCGTTCACCAGTAATCTTCAGCGGTGCTGGGCACATCTTCTCCGGGAAGCCGAGGACATTGCTAGTGACCACGAGGAGGCAGAGCCGGTTCACCGGTATCTCAAACAGATGTTCGTCGGTCTCCAGTCGTGGCTGGAGACCGACCCGAGTCCTCGTGAGAGAGCACAGATGCACCGATCATGCCAGAACGGGCTTAGATCGCTCGTTGAGCGGTCAGTAACCGACGAAACAGTGGCAACACTACTCGGGAAGATCGAAGGAGGGATCGACCACTGGCTCACCTTCGTCGGTGAGCCAGCGGTCTCCCAGACGAACAACGCAGCTGAGAACGCACTGCGTGAACCAGTCGTTCTCCGGAAAATCATCGGCACACTCCGTAACGACCGAGGTATGTTCGTTCACGAGACGCTCTTGTCCCTGCTGGCGACATGGCGCCAGCAGGGACGCAATCCCTACGAAGAACTTCGTCGAGTCGTCAGCAACAATGAGATGATCTTACGGGCTCACGCTGTGCCGGCTGTCGAGACTTCGGGGTAA
- a CDS encoding aldo/keto reductase, producing MEYTTLGDTGTTVSRLCFGTWRFGKESDGTVETDREEARELLDTAWDTGINFIDTANVYGDPNGTSEEWIGEWLEDRDIHREDIVIASKVYFPFDGRGEPGLNDSGLGRKHIRAQIEGTLERLGTDYLDLYYIHRWDENTPIRETMRTLTELVREGKVHYLGASSMAAWKLTKALWESDVEGLERFDVTQPMFNAADTDDVTDYLEVCADQDIAVCPYSPLAGGFLTGKYERAEDGSVIAPDGSRGTLTDLFEDRYTSETAWGVLEAVESVSEQVDATPAQVSLRWLMEQDRFTCVPIVGARTSDQLEENVGAVEFELSDDQFERINAARGADGGDYR from the coding sequence ATGGAGTACACCACGCTCGGCGATACGGGCACGACGGTCTCGAGGCTCTGCTTCGGCACCTGGCGCTTCGGAAAGGAGAGCGACGGCACCGTCGAGACCGACCGCGAGGAGGCCCGCGAACTGCTCGACACCGCCTGGGATACCGGGATCAACTTCATCGACACCGCGAACGTCTACGGCGATCCGAACGGCACCAGCGAGGAGTGGATCGGCGAGTGGCTCGAGGACCGCGATATTCACCGCGAGGATATCGTCATCGCCTCGAAGGTCTACTTCCCGTTCGACGGTCGCGGCGAGCCCGGTCTGAACGACTCCGGGCTGGGACGCAAGCACATCCGCGCACAGATCGAGGGCACCCTCGAGCGACTGGGAACCGACTACCTCGATCTCTACTACATCCACCGCTGGGACGAGAACACACCGATCCGGGAAACGATGCGGACGCTCACCGAACTCGTTCGCGAGGGGAAGGTCCACTATCTGGGGGCCTCGAGCATGGCCGCCTGGAAGCTCACGAAAGCGCTGTGGGAAAGCGATGTCGAGGGCCTCGAGCGCTTCGACGTGACTCAGCCGATGTTCAACGCGGCCGATACGGACGACGTGACCGACTACCTAGAGGTCTGTGCGGATCAGGATATCGCCGTCTGTCCGTACTCGCCGCTCGCGGGCGGCTTCCTCACCGGGAAGTACGAACGGGCCGAGGACGGCAGCGTGATTGCGCCCGACGGCTCCCGGGGCACCCTCACCGACCTCTTCGAGGACCGTTACACCAGCGAGACCGCCTGGGGCGTGCTCGAGGCCGTCGAGTCCGTTTCCGAGCAGGTCGACGCCACGCCGGCCCAGGTCTCGCTGCGCTGGCTGATGGAACAGGACCGCTTTACCTGCGTGCCGATCGTCGGCGCGCGGACGTCCGATCAACTCGAGGAGAACGTTGGTGCGGTCGAATTCGAATTGAGCGACGACCAGTTCGAGCGGATCAACGCGGCGCGGGGCGCGGACGGCGGCGACTATCGCTGA
- a CDS encoding PKD domain-containing protein, with translation MTQDRGVSRRRMLELTGATASIAFIAGCSGDGNGGNGGNGGTGGIEIDPDTQIEFDGQTAGWLGIAPDSIADEENPTLILQEGETYEIGWTTGDGAEHNIAIYDENDAVVGDLATERVTEPGDDQWLEFEASSEMVTYICEVHPNTMVADIQVE, from the coding sequence ATGACACAAGATAGAGGCGTGTCCCGACGACGGATGCTCGAGCTAACGGGTGCCACAGCGTCGATCGCGTTCATCGCCGGCTGCAGTGGCGACGGCAACGGTGGGAACGGCGGCAACGGTGGGACCGGCGGTATTGAAATCGATCCCGACACACAAATCGAGTTCGATGGGCAGACAGCCGGCTGGCTCGGCATCGCGCCCGACTCGATCGCAGACGAGGAGAACCCGACGCTCATCCTTCAGGAGGGGGAGACCTACGAGATCGGCTGGACGACCGGCGACGGCGCCGAGCACAACATCGCAATCTACGACGAAAACGACGCTGTCGTCGGCGACCTCGCAACCGAGCGGGTCACCGAACCCGGCGACGATCAGTGGCTCGAGTTCGAGGCCAGCAGCGAGATGGTCACGTACATCTGTGAGGTCCATCCGAATACGATGGTTGCCGATATTCAGGTCGAATAG